GAAacctacacacaacacacacaccacacacaacacgcacacaacacacacacaacgcacacacaatacacacacacgttccatgTCAAGACAGTGTATCAAGTACATGGGCAACACAATCAATGTACAGCTTTACAAGGACTTAGAAATGCAGAGCGATCGAGACTGACATTTAGACGGGGGtgggacagagtgagagaaatggCGCgacggaggcagagagaaacacacaaaacctaaacagacacaaacacacacacctggccaggGAGAGTCCAGCCAGTGCTTGATGTGGAGAATCTTTTCGTCTTTGGAGCGAGCGTACGCCTCCTCGCAGATCTTGTTGTACTTCGCAATCTCCTCCTACACAGTGACAGGGGGCAGATGGGGtagagcagagggggggggaagagatgagatgagagtgGAGAAGCTGCGCCTGACTCGAACCGTTAGTCGCCGCAGTGGACGCGACGCCAAGTCACCTCGTACTCCTGCCTGGTGACCGCACCCTCGGCGATGAGCTTCTCGGCGTACTTCTGCAGGACGCCCTTCTGCTTCTTGATCTGCTTGTACATGAGCGGCTGGGTGAACATGGGCTCGTCCATCTCGTTGTGGCCGTTGCGCCTGTAACACACCTACGCGGCGACAACACACGGGGCGCTCAGGGACGGAGGATTTCACACCCAAACGGGGTGGGTTTTGAAATTTCCtcatgggggggagagggggccttTGCCTCCCACCAGGAAGTCAAACGTGGAACTGCATGAGGCGTCTCCACGCAAAGCCACAACCTACCAGGTCGACGACCACGTCTTTGTGAAAAGTGTTCCTCCACTCGGCCGCCACGTTGCACACGTACATGACGGCCTCGGGGTCGTCGGCGTTCACGTGGAAGATGGGGGCGTTGACCACCCGGGCCACGTCTGTCGGGTATGGAGACGAGCGTGCCATGCGGGGGTCTGTCGTGAACCCGATCTGCGTCGAGGAAACAACAagagtttgaatgtgtgtgtgtgtgtaaggggtgggGCATCAAGCTTTATGATACAAAAACCGAAGTTGCGTtacccgagagagagagcacgtttCTTAGCGCCAGTGTGTTTACCTGGTTATTAACCACAACATGTATCGTGCCATGCGTGGTGTAGGAGGGCAGGTCGGACAGGTGGAACGTCTCATAGACGATACCCTGACCGGCAAATGCTGCATCGCCATGGAGAAGGAGAGCCATCACCTTTTAAGATCCAGATAGAAAGTGTTTGGATGGAACATTTTGCAATGAAAACtccatttgtgtatgtgtaagagagagagagagagaaaaagagagagaaaaagagagagagaaaaagagagagaaaaagagagagagcactacaGTGTGAGCAGGGCTGGTTTCAGTAAAGGTTTCAAACGTATCCTTCACTTCCACCTTACTAACCAAAGGAAGTTGAATCTGTGGAACAGGAAACCACCACTTCAGTAGCAGTATCAGATATCTAGATCCCAGAGCTCATCCAACTGCAGTGGAGGTGAGGGTCAAATCTTAACTAGATTCACCCAACGGTTCACCTTGTAACAATGATCTAAGCTACGCgacaaatgaaatgaaaaagaaCTCCAGGAAGTGGTGGTGAGGAgagtctttgtgtatgtgttaccCTTTTCCCCTCTGTGTCTCCACAGTAGAACTGCTCTGCCTTGGTCTTGCCCTGCACGACTGGGTCCACCGCCTCCAGGTGGGAGGGGTTAGCCATGAGCGACAGCGTGATGTTCCTGTCCGTGACCCTGTTGAGCCGGTGGTGGAACGTCCCCAGATGGTACTTGACATCTCCGGAGCCCTGGtagagaggagcaggaccacagtgagagagagagagagagagagagagagagagagagagagagagagagagagagagagagagagagagagagagagagagagaaaaagggggagagagaatatTTGGGATTGTATTTTGTAGGACGGGGAGTAGGACTTGAATAGTTTGACGCTGTCTAAGTGACTTGTCAGTGGCAGGTTCGGACCTCGTCGGCTGCCTCCAGCTTGGAGTCGAACTGACAAAATATCTGCTCCAGCTCCTTGCGGATCACGTTAGCCAACACGTTCAACCTCCccctagagggagagaggagacgatTATGTATTCATATGTAGGGCAATAAGGACGACTTTTAATAGGCTACCACAAATGTCGTGGCCCCATCATATAGCCGCAGTACCTGTGGGGCATGCCCATGATGACGCTCTCCACCCCGCTTGCGCTCGACTTGTCGATGATGGTCTTCAGTGCGGGAATGAGCGACTCGCAGCCCTCCAGGCCAAAGCGCTTCTCTGATGACCACTTCCTCTGGAGGAACTCCTCGAACCTAGCGCAGGAAAGCAACAGGAAGTTAACCGGCGTGGTGCCGTCCAACACTATGCGCAAGCCACCAATCCAGGTAGGTTTACATCAGGGATTTCTGCCGACTCCCCCAATCCAAAAAAGGGTCAAGTAAAGTTCAGTTTATTGAGAAACTGAACAGGGCCTCACTACGGTTGGTTGAACATCTAGTCAGGCAGAGACGGGGCCAGATGTTGAGAACATGAGGCGGTCCTTAGGGGGGCAGAACAGACCTGGTGGAGCGAACCATCCGAGCCAGCAGGGTCCTCTTTTCCTCAAGGGTGAAATGCATGACTCCGGGCCTCTCGAACTTCTGTCTGATCCACTGGCACTGGTCCAAGTCATTAATGAACATGAACTCCACCCCGATGTGCTGGCAGTATGCCATCtatggcagaggaggagaaggtgagggtgagtgtgCGACCGCATGTCCAttggggcgggagagagagaggcggcctTTTTTACCTCAAGGCGCCGAATGATCTCTCGGAGAGGCAGAGCACTCTCGCTGCCCCCGATGAACGTGGTGGTGGGGAGCCGAAACACCTGGTCCAGGTCGGACTCGTCCAGGCCGTAGAAGCCTGCCGTTGccatggagagagaatggggtgaGAGAAGGAGTTGGGGAtgagttttgggggggggggggggggggacacacacacacacaattatactAGGTATGGCAGACGAGCAAGAGTGCAGGAGTGAGAGCTGCACTTCTACTGTAACTACTGACTAGAGCCCAACCGATTTTATCGgccgatattaggcattttccaaactttgAAAAGAattgtccaccagagggcaaACTACAACGTCCCTGTTGGCAACACTCGTGTTTAGAACGCCACAAACCCTACAACCATCAAGCCAGAGTCAGGCAAAGTGTTAGGGAAATCTGTTCATGTTTgtttacgcgtttctggattttttaaatatatatcggCCCATATATCGGAATATCAGATTTTTTAATCACCAAATATATGTATCgatatcggccttaaaaatcctttatcggtcgggctctactaCTGACAGATCAAGACTATTGTCAGATCTGAAGCAACACACTGATAAAAAATCCGAAGCACAACACTAAAAGCACAAACAAGGTATATATTGGTTAGTCTGAAGCAGAGAGACATGAAAGTTCAACAAGAAGTGAAACAGAAGAGAAGCACAACAATACCAGAGACACACCTATACCAGAgacaattttgggggggggatgcaATTGAGGAGGTATGCTTAAAGAACACCTTGACTTTCATTTTTAAACTAGTGCGTGAGCAAAACGTGTCTATTGGAATGATCCAAACTAGGATATATTCCAATCTCTGGTCCCTCTCTGGGTGAGATCAACAGCTCTTCACTTCCCAGTTGTGTGTCCGTTTATAGTCCATGTGGTTccgtatgtgtgtttgaaccACGGGACTAAATGTTCTTGAAAACACAGATAAGGTGCAGTGACGCATATGCAACACGTGCTCATCGACAAACAGACACGTTCCCAcgcccaccgacacacacagccttcagtGTGCAATCTTTTGTTCACATACATCTGAACCAGAGACACCTTAGGGCAAGACACATTTGCACGTTTTTATCAAAGCTAAAGCTCTGCTCTGTTGCTTTGACGTCCTTGTATCTCAGACACATACACCTGCATTCAAAACTGTACTCAGTACAGTAAGAGTGAGTGGTACTGTCATCCATGAAGGTGCTCTCGTGTTGCCAACCTGCTAGCCTTGAGCAAACTCAAGTAACTCAAGGCTCGCATGGCTGAAAGGCATTCAGCCACACGGGCCAGGCTCTCTCTGAGCTCATCACAGTCAAGACTTCACGATGCAGGCATGGAAGCTGATGTCTGTATGGGCTCCCATGAAAATCCCTCAGGCCTGCCAGCGAGCTACAGTGTGCATAGATAAGCCGAGTAAAATGACTGATTCAGAGGGATTTGACTGCATCTTTAAAGCCCCCTATCACTATCATTGTCTTTTTAAGGTACAGTAGAAAGATGGACATTCAATTCATTTGCAAACACTGAACAAGCACAATGGACAGCACAGACAGCACTATTAAAGGTAGACCAAAGGACCTACATGGCAGACTGGCATTTAGTTTACTAAACCAACAGTTGGCTATGATATGGAAAGGGCTACATATCAAATCAAGTGGTACAGGTTAGCACTTTAGCTAATTTGATTGGTGGATGTAAACACTACGGAAATCTACTTTTTGTGTCCATTCTACTCCATCTTGTTGAGCGGAAGGTCGTACTAAAGCAGAGGTTAACAGGAAGTGGACTATATTGCAAGTAGCATTGGGGGTAATGTAGGCATGTAATGGGGGCTGCCATACCTTCAGCAGTGAGATCATAAAGACGGTCTTTGTATACAGAAATGTCtgccgcatgcacacacacacacacacacacacacacagattagtaAAGTAGTGCATTTAGTAACACACAAGTTAATGTCACTCCCCCACTGACCACTCAACCAGTGCAAAATGTCTTATTCTACCCCAAATGCACAGcgacacacactctaacacgtTATCGCATCTCCTGACACTTCCCTTTCAAGTACAGAGTTTGTGGAGAGCAACACACATAAAGGGGCCAAGGGAATGTTTACATTGACATTCTATGGACAGTACTTCCACAAGTCATAACCATAAAAAAACATCTATCTTATCTACAACATTAGTTAAGGATGATTTAGAACACAGTTCCATGTACCACTAATAAAATGGTTTTAGGCCCTACAGATAATTTGTAGTCAAGGGGTTGCTGAAAGATGCAACATCATATATTTATGCCTAGGGATTGTGGACGAAAGACGGATGCTAATGCCGTGTTCACATTAAGCACCTTCACGGTCTGGTGAACTGTCCGTTATTAGGTTGCCATGGAAACGAAGCGTGTCTGTCCCGTCAAGTGTCTAACCGACTCAGAAAGCCCCCCCCGAAATGGGAGTATGGATGTAGGGAAGTGAGACAGCCACGCGAGAGCCGACAAGGATGTTGGGATGGTAAGGAGGCCTCTTTGACGTGGATGCCCTAAAAACCCAGTCAGTCAACATTCCTTCGTCACTTCCTCACCCACTCTCAGTCCTCACCCAGCTTATCGTTGGaggtgatgatgtcagagggggTGGGCTCCAGGTCGGCAGCCATGATGCCCAGAGGGTCCAGCTGAGCCACATGGTGACCCCGGATCTACGCACGCGTCATCCATGGGATAGGGTTGGGGGACCGCCCCAGATAGAGAGGACACGAGGGGGGGAGTTGGAGGGGTATTCAGTTAGCGATGaatggtgttgggggggggggggggaggtgggatggGGAGGGTTGGCACATGCAAATGGGGGGGACCACCAAATAAAAATCAAAAATCGACAAACccagcacaagcacacacaaagaaaaacagcaacaaaaacaaaacacggGTAAGAAAGGATAGATTGGAAGGGAGGCAGAacaagaaaaaagagaaatgtGATTTAATGCAGACATGCAGGGGTTAATCCCAGCAGTGCGGGCCAGCGGAGCAGCTGGCAGGGGGTCATCTCTCACCAACATTTTGGAAGCCCACTGTAACGGGGGCATCATCAAAGTCTACACAGCTGATGTCCAGGGGGTCCAACTTGGCTATATGGTGCCCCCGTACCTAAACACAGGGCAACATATctcagcatggtgtgtgtgtgtgtgctgaaatgAGACCATCACTTACCCGACCACATCTTCCTGAACAATCCTGATCATATGCCCTCATGAAGTGAGTGACaactgtgtgtaagagagactttgtgtgtgtgtgtgcgtctagtCTTTACTGACAGAACTGGATATTGATGTAAATTGAAACATACCATTACACCATCTGGGTAATTACATTGACGAGCCCCTACAGCCTGTTGGTGGGACTACGAAAACTGAGGGCAGGCCTGTTAATTGATGTCATGTGGATCCCACGTTCATGTTTAACATGTCAAAACATCCCACCATTTAGGAGAACACGAGATGGAGTGATGCTCCATGTTTACCGTTGAAATCTGATAGGGTCCTCCGGTCGATACACAACTGTAtgattatatgtgtgtgtgtgttctttctacTGATTTTTTATGACTAAAAGGTAATGATCACAGGCTCACTGATTACCAAGCATAGCGAGTATAAATATCCTGTTAGCAACATCcgcgacagacagagagtggatGTCGGGGTGAGTACACGTGTACCTGGTATGCTCGTATGAGCGACTGCACAGCCAAGTGGTCCTCCACAAGTTTCTCCACGTTAGGTTGCGCCCCAACAAGGGCTTTGGCATGAGCCAATCCCTGAGCAAGACCCCCCAGAGGAGGGGGGCTCTGATAGGCTGCGCCCGGCGGAGCCCCAGCATTGGCGTTGCGGAAAAAGATATCCCAGGACTGGAATAGGACACAGGAGGACAGGTTAGGAATGAATTCAACCAAGCACGGTTTtcagcacacacaggcacattggCTAGGTCAAGGCTCTTAGGTCATAGGTATAAAGTGTAACACATGGTCATTCTTTTATCAGATTAAGTACATCAAACAAACAACCAAACAGCTGTATGCTGCACACAAATTGTGTTTATGACGTACAATCCCACATCCCTTTGACACACAACCCCACCTGAGCTACACTGAGCCAAATCTGGTCTTTGACACGTTCACGGGCACAAACGCAACAGTGAGTGTACGTGACAACCTACACGCGGACGCACAAACTACTGAGTAATGCTGAGCTTGAGTTTCTAACCTGAGAAGAAGTGTAATTGGCTTACTGGCAATGAGCGGCTTTGGGGGATCCGTTTGTTACACCATTACAACACAGAGGAACCAGAGACACTGGCCTACTTCATGTCCGTAATGCCGCAAGGCTGCAGTTTCTCCTCTTGGATCAATAaacttgttcttttttttccttctatCTACTGAAGGATACGTACACTGTATGTATGATGAGGCACAACGTCAACCTACAGGATTATGTGCCTAACACACCaacaagcacatgcacacacacaataacacctgATTGCATCGACAATAGTGCTGCTTGGTAAGCGCCAGACAATGCCTGCAGAAGGTCtgttgtaaagagagagagagagagcacagatgGACCGATCGGGAACGAACGAGTGAGAGATTTGATACAGAAAAGCTTATTTGTCCTTCTCTTGTCTTTTGGTTCGACCCGGGTAGGGTCTCCCAGCACTCAAGCATCATGGATCCTCCACTGAGTTCTATCCACGCTGTGGCCATAGTCACATTACATAGTGGTCCCTCtgaaacgtttgtgtgtgtgggcattgaACAAGAGGCAAAAAAAGCCTCTTATGTAATGATCCTTGAAGGACAGCTAGTTGGTAAAAGACACAATAATTAAGGTGTTaggagtttgtgtgcgtgtttctgtgtgtggaggggtcatCTAAAATGTGACAATTATTTGTGTTTCCGCACGCCACCACAGAGGCTGGGGTCAAGGACACACGCAGTGACGGCAGCAGGGGACTACAGCTAGCCTTGTCTGACATGCAAGGCTGATggttatgtgcatgtgtgtgtctgtgtttgtcttcacCTTGGCAGGTAAACAGGCAAATAACCCTAGAATCGACATCCCGCAATTTAGGTGGGCGAAGGGCTTTATCGAGCAAGCATCACTTCCCTCATCTCTGCACACAGATATTTGCACTGTCtagcacacagaaacaaaccaaCTGTGATAGGGAATATTTGTCTAACTTTTGTCACACTGCCTTTTGAACGGAAGTAAACAATTCCCTCCCTGACCTTTAAGTAGGAGTCATCGCACAGGCGCTGTTACACCGTGTTGTCGAGCGTCATGTGCTCATATGATCCCAGGAGCAGCCTGTGTTTGCTTTCTCCCAGCACAAACCACgtctgcaaaacacacacacttaccttgtGTACACTCCTGGGGTTCTCTAACCAAGAAAAGTACATCTCCTCGACATAGTTAGAACTTGTCCCGTTTAGAAACGGCTCGGCAGCCACCGGCGCATTCAGGTGCCTCATTGGCTGAAAAGTCCTCAAAGCACCTCCCACTGCCACAGGCCTGATGTGTGATAGGCTCTGGACACTCTGGGAGGCAGGGATTGGCCGTAGCCTTGCGACCGTAGTCCTTAAGCGGTGCATAATAGCCAATCAGAATAGGCACCTGTCACGGTAACCAGAAAGATGATGACAAATTCTGACGTGAGAAAATACGGATGCTCCCTTGGTCTGTGCAAACAGCAACGAGAAGTGTGCTATCCACGTCCTGTCCTGGTTCTCTTatggtctctttctttctctgggcTGGTTTTCAGGTCCTGACACCCTGTTTAGAGTAAAAATAAAGATCACTCAATTGGACAGTGTAACTTCATCTCCCACTGGTCCACTCCTGATGCACTGTACACTAAATCTTATGAAATAACATAGGAATCTGTGTCATATGGCACTGGGGTACTCAGATGACAACAAATAAGTAATGTCCATCCTAAATATAGTGTAGGGCAGCAGGCTTGTAACTTTGCTTCTCTCTATGGATTTGTACATCTTTTTCTacaactgtttctctctcagtctttgtTTCTCAcaatctctgtcacacacacacctgaatatTGCGGCTACAAATTCTTTGTAAAACAGCAAGAACGGTAGTTAGTCTCCCGTTGGATACATTTTATAGGCTATAAATTATTTTACTTGCTCAGACAGCATTGCAGCACAGCGAGCCTTTCATCGTCGCCAGATTTATTTGGATCTAGCTAACGACTAGATATCAATACACAATAACCACTGGACTATATCCCCCACGTTTTGTATAAACAAATTATGATGATTTAAGCACGACCTTGAAAGCGCGCTTCCTGTGCTTCTGAACGCTTCATGAGCATTTGTACACCTGCCAGACCGTGCGGCGTGCCATCACAAAAAAAGtatctagctagctatttaACTTATACGTTTACATCCTCGATCCATATAGGTGATGCGTTTACAGTTAGACAAGCAAGGATGGATAGTGTATTGATAGTGTAAACAGACCAATTCAAAATTTAGCGAGCTAAGTAACTTAGCTTAGCAAAGCTAGCTAGTCCAGCTAGATGTGCTAGCTTATTCTATTTGGCTATACTAGTGAACAAGTGGAATTTTCAAAGTAGAGCACATACTTACTTTGCCCACCCTCTGTACCTAGTTTTTGTTATGAGTTTTATCAGTTGTTCACAGGCTGACAGATGGACGGTCGTCACCGGCAGAAGTCTAGGAAGATAAACCAGCTTTGTAGGTCGTGTCTCTGGCTCTGGCACTGTCCGATTCATTCGAGTGCTGATGTTCAGCATGTTGTCGAACCTACGTCAAAGAGGCGGTAAAACTATGCGGAGCCACCAAACTAAATTTCAGAATCTGTAACTGGATCTGGGACGCACACATGTGAGACATCGTGTAAATGGAATGGATTTGTGCTCATTTATATATATTGTTGTACAAATAATATTTGTTAAGTAAAAAtacttgttgttttttttaaacagctgGATTTAGTTATACTTTACGGAATTAAAATATCTCAGTTATGTTTTAGATATGCTGTAGGCTACTCGCACCAAATTCAGTTGAGTGTTACTCGCGCAGAGTAGCTATCCTTtactagggtgaccagacgtcctcttttacccggacatgtcctcttttcgagccATAAATAATGCGTCCGGCAAGGATTcccttctctgggtctttcacaaactagttattacatttacatttagtcatttagcagacgctcttatccagagcgacttacagtaagtacagggacattccccagaggcaagtagggtgaagtgccttgcccaaggacacaacgtcatctggcacggccgggaatcgaactggcaaccttctgattacaagcccgcttccctaaccgctctgccacctgactcgcctattacgcccttacaagttttggaaagggtatctcccttacgtccctccttcttgcgcgagctctgactgtagagagaactgtcattggTCTACCGCTTTCTCAGTGTTGCCAGATGTACAAATACAATCGTTTTGAGCCTTTATaccaggggtactcaattataatcccaaaaggtccactaaccaaatttccattcagtccagggtccggaacaattatggttttgaagtggaataatatcacactgctgtaattatgaaagatggagaatgagTATGGATTATATTATTGAAGTATGCCTTTTAATCACCTTTGTACTTGTATACttttatatgttacactactggaaaagcctgatgcaaaaccactttgattgtttagtatttccccaagatatagaaggaaaatgaagcctcaaaagtgttatttttgatGATTGGAGCTGGGTGTGAAAGAAGGCTACAAGATTAGGTTCCCACCATAGTAAACATCAAGGCGCCCAGTGTGCCTGGCCATCAAGGTCAGAGCAAGTCTAAAAAAATAGGGGATTTCTCTTTGCACCGGTAACTTGAagcctctagagagagagaccaatagagtgtaaaatgaattatgcatttgtgataaacaatattgtaccaatagcaaaattacagaactgataaggttttgatataaaatgtaatgtccggagaatatttctcagtctgattctgcagaatttggctcacgtttgaaaggaatcaccatgtttgtattggattctgattaaacactttgcatcaaactctggaagtttttgtgctgttttcaaacttagaaaaattaacccaaggacttagtactttgattttcttcatcagTTTCTTTTTCTGgtccttacctcagagttctgggggtattttgttcaaagtgtccatgctttgtgtcatagtgaccatagccgcgggaacataggatattttatcaggggggtgctgctgggggggggggggggggggggttcttaatgttgcggggcggtagggatggactgggagtaaaaataggtcatgcacattctgtttgatgtgatgctagttcgtgagaacgctaggatacttaatgcgagcgcgcgtagCACGCAAgaccatttttgtttttttttgcctttatttgagcacaaagtagttttttgagctttatgtaaaatgaaccgtttttcaattggtaaaaccttgtctagtgaaggtggtgtctttttgtctcaatgtttcagccccacccttacgtttcttagcctggttttccatagttattcttctcccgatggccagaccgctactgcggggctgggctatgccgcggtggtgaattttaaagtcatatcattggaaattctcgtgctgtcagggggtgctacagcactcctagttcccacggccatgatagcgacgtttcacattagctaccacaACAAGGGAaaccgtctcattaaacacatcggttttgtgcgccccactggcagcacaaatgcatactctGAAATAAGGTATTTTTGGATTTGGATTTTCgccgggtttagagcacgccatgtttttcgctGAGGAAGcaggtactgttagcaaatcgattagcctgcgttgttgcgaatgacacacaacctgacccagaggttgcaaccaactttcagtgagtgagttgtcatggtgattacagttattaaagctcctgattggaccttagtattggacaagtaagatagaaaccacatttagttggaacaaaaagatgtgccggttaaaatggaaacgttccgtcaaaatgaattaattccataataatatatcggttataggtccgggtccggatagggaaccgcctgggtccggacccggaccgcggtccgccaattagtgaccctGCTTTATACGATACTTCGCCATTTCCATTCTGGCAACACTGAGCACCTTGCCGCCTTTGTTGTCATTATTGCTGTAATATATGAGGAGGACTAAAAAGTGTCTTAATTTtcttattttaatatgtggccATATAAAGAATGTATTATTTAGAATGTTTATCTGTTATCATTATTGCTTTAGTATATGGAAAACACACATTAAATGCATTAAACAACCACTGAAAGCCACAGAAGCACTGgactaaatgccccaaaaaagatttgttttaCATTTCACTTTGCAATTTTGTTAAGGTTCAATAAATAAAGATCATATAGCCTATGTCGTTTgtgtcattttagtcatttcaTTTGTGACATTTGTATGAATTCACATGGTCATggtgcggcatgcaatacactaccagcccccggcccccccaccGCCGCCATGACGAAttgtctttttcacaaactcaaatctggtcaccctaccttTATCAGTGAGCTATTGATAATGTAGTAGTAGTTGTCCTCCTTAGGTCGTCTTCTCAATACAAACTTGAGAATTTTGGATGCACGTTCTGTGCTCTCTGACTGGTTGGAAGTTCAAATGAAACTTTGTCCTTATCCTGGCCAAGTCCTTATCTGatctgaggtacacacacaaccacacgcactcgcacacacacaccacacacaagcagaatagacttgcacatacacactcaccacgcacacacagcagaatAGGACCTGGGGGGGTCACAAAATAATGCTTACTCATCTTTTTGGATTTCTCTGCAAGTCTGCCTGAGTTTCTGTTTCATTCTGTGCATGTGCACAGGCAAGTTATCTGTGCGAGAAAACGATAAGGTTAGGGAGGGCTCTgcattgaaatatatttttattggtCACACACTGATAACATCTGAACACATTTTATCATTGTCGAGCACAAGGAATTAACATTGGAAGAACAGCTTTATTATGAGAGGACTCAAGAGATAAAGAGCAAGAATTCGATTCACATTGCATTCTCATTTTTTCAGTTACAAATTGTTTTCTCCTTTTCATCCAACACTGTGCCAAATGAGAATGATGAGGCCCATTTAAAGCACTTAAGGTGGAGATCATGCCAAACCTCAGATCTAGTTGGGGTCAGAATGCTATATGTCCTGTCCTCAGATTAGAAAACCATTACGTCTGACCTTGGGTGAGTGGTTAATGAAATatgtgtgtaggcctacttccaTTGCCATCCCATAAACACACCAAGATTAGCATTATAGGAACGAGGGAGTACAATGACAACAAGAGGTGAGAATGATAAAGAAAAAACatacgaaaacacacacatctatgacTGGGCATAGATGGGCATCCTCAATGACGTTAGCCTCTTGGGTTTAACTGCCGTTGTCGTTTACGAACGATATTATGACGTACAGTCCACGTGGCTAGAAAGACAGTGCATGCATACCCTAAGTATTCA
This is a stretch of genomic DNA from Osmerus mordax isolate fOsmMor3 chromosome 20, fOsmMor3.pri, whole genome shotgun sequence. It encodes these proteins:
- the ogdhb gene encoding 2-oxoglutarate dehydrogenase complex component E1 isoform X2 translates to MHRLRTTVARLRPIPASQSVQSLSHIRPVAVGGALRTFQPMRHLNAPVAAEPFLNGTSSNYVEEMYFSWLENPRSVHKSWDIFFRNANAGAPPGAAYQSPPPLGGLAQGLAHAKALVGAQPNVEKLVEDHLAVQSLIRAYQIRGHHVAQLDPLGIMAADLEPTPSDIITSNDKLGFYGLDESDLDQVFRLPTTTFIGGSESALPLREIIRRLEMAYCQHIGVEFMFINDLDQCQWIRQKFERPGVMHFTLEEKRTLLARMVRSTRFEEFLQRKWSSEKRFGLEGCESLIPALKTIIDKSSASGVESVIMGMPHRGRLNVLANVIRKELEQIFCQFDSKLEAADEGSGDVKYHLGTFHHRLNRVTDRNITLSLMANPSHLEAVDPVVQGKTKAEQFYCGDTEGKRVMALLLHGDAAFAGQGIVYETFHLSDLPSYTTHGTIHVVVNNQIGFTTDPRMARSSPYPTDVARVVNAPIFHVNADDPEAVMYVCNVAAEWRNTFHKDVVVDLVCYRRNGHNEMDEPMFTQPLMYKQIKKQKGVLQKYAEKLIAEGAVTRQEYEEEIAKYNKICEEAYARSKDEKILHIKHWLDSPWPGFFTSDGQPKSMNSPSTGLTKEELNHIGNIASSVPMEDFTIHGGLSRILKGRATMVSQRVCDWALGEYMAFGSLLKEGTHVRLSGQDVERGTFSHRHHVLHDQNVDKRICIPMNHISDNQAPYTVCNSSLSEYGVLGFELGFAMASPNALVLWEAQFGDFHNTAQCIIDQFISPGQAKWVRQNGIVLLLPHGMEGMGPEHSSARPERFLQMCNDDPDVFPKLSGEDFAVRQLYDCNWIVVNCSNPANYFHVLRRQILQPFRKPLIIFTPKSLLRHPEAKSSFDEMLPGTHFQRIIPETGVASASPEGVKRVVFCTGKVYYELTRERKNRGMEATVAITRVEQLSPFPFDLVKAETDRYPNADLVWCQEEHKNQGYYDYVKPRIRTIINRARPVWYAGRDPAAAPATGNKQAHLLELQRFLDTAFNLEAFAGQQ
- the ogdhb gene encoding 2-oxoglutarate dehydrogenase complex component E1 isoform X1, which translates into the protein MHRLRTTVARLRPIPASQSVQSLSHIRPVAVGGALRTFQPMRHLNAPVAAEPFLNGTSSNYVEEMYFSWLENPRSVHKSWDIFFRNANAGAPPGAAYQSPPPLGGLAQGLAHAKALVGAQPNVEKLVEDHLAVQSLIRAYQVRGHHIAKLDPLDISCVDFDDAPVTVGFQNVGFYGLDESDLDQVFRLPTTTFIGGSESALPLREIIRRLEMAYCQHIGVEFMFINDLDQCQWIRQKFERPGVMHFTLEEKRTLLARMVRSTRFEEFLQRKWSSEKRFGLEGCESLIPALKTIIDKSSASGVESVIMGMPHRGRLNVLANVIRKELEQIFCQFDSKLEAADEGSGDVKYHLGTFHHRLNRVTDRNITLSLMANPSHLEAVDPVVQGKTKAEQFYCGDTEGKRVMALLLHGDAAFAGQGIVYETFHLSDLPSYTTHGTIHVVVNNQIGFTTDPRMARSSPYPTDVARVVNAPIFHVNADDPEAVMYVCNVAAEWRNTFHKDVVVDLVCYRRNGHNEMDEPMFTQPLMYKQIKKQKGVLQKYAEKLIAEGAVTRQEYEEEIAKYNKICEEAYARSKDEKILHIKHWLDSPWPGFFTSDGQPKSMNSPSTGLTKEELNHIGNIASSVPMEDFTIHGGLSRILKGRATMVSQRVCDWALGEYMAFGSLLKEGTHVRLSGQDVERGTFSHRHHVLHDQNVDKRICIPMNHISDNQAPYTVCNSSLSEYGVLGFELGFAMASPNALVLWEAQFGDFHNTAQCIIDQFISPGQAKWVRQNGIVLLLPHGMEGMGPEHSSARPERFLQMCNDDPDVFPKLSGEDFAVRQLYDCNWIVVNCSNPANYFHVLRRQILQPFRKPLIIFTPKSLLRHPEAKSSFDEMLPGTHFQRIIPETGVASASPEGVKRVVFCTGKVYYELTRERKNRGMEATVAITRVEQLSPFPFDLVKAETDRYPNADLVWCQEEHKNQGYYDYVKPRIRTIINRARPVWYAGRDPAAAPATGNKQAHLLELQRFLDTAFNLEAFAGQQ